The following are from one region of the Salvia splendens isolate huo1 chromosome 2, SspV2, whole genome shotgun sequence genome:
- the LOC121768262 gene encoding replication factor C subunit 3-like yields the protein MTKDAQFALRRVIEKYTKSNRFALICNNVNKIIPALQSRCTRFCFAPLDAVHVRERLKHVIESEGLDVPENGMTALVKLSNGDMRKALNILQSTHMACQLITEEAVYLCTGNPLPKDIEQISHWLLNEPFTVSSKRISDMKTRKGLALVDIVREVTMFVFKIKMPPAVRVQLIDDMADIEYRLSMACNDKLQLGSLIAAFTRARGSIVAATK from the exons ATGACTAAGGATGCACAATTTGCCCTTCGTAGAG TAATTGAGAAATACACCAAAAGCAATAGATTTGCTTTAATTTGCAACAATGTCAATAAAATTATTCCAGCACTGCAATCAAGATGTACACGGTTCTGCTTTGCCCCCCTTGATGCTGTTCATGTCAGGGAGAGGCTCAAGCATGTAATTGAATCTGAAGG GCTTGATGTTCCAGAAAATGGTATGACAGCTCTTGTAAAGCTTAGTAATGGTGATATGAGAAAAGCTTTGAATATTTTACAG TCAACACATATGGCCTGCCAGCTGATCACGGAAGAAGCTGTTTACTTGTGCACTGGGAATCCGTTGCCTAAAGACATTGAGCAGATTTCCCATTGGCTCCTGAATGAGCCATTCACAGTTAGCAGCAAAA GAATCTCTGATATGAAGACCAGAAAAGGGTTGGCTCTGGTTGATATCGTGAGAGAAGTTACCAT GTTTGTTTTTAAGATTAAGATGCCACCAGCTGTCCGTGTTCAACTTATTGATGATATGGCTGATATCGA ATATAGGTTGAGCATGGCATGCAATGACAAGCTGCAGCTGGGGTCATTAATTGCTGCTTTTACACGAGCTAGAGGTTCGATAGTTGCTGCTACAAAATGA
- the LOC121772357 gene encoding uncharacterized protein At4g04775-like — MSTSSQHSSRTWPRFEAVVCDHGLEADVVTSNTDANPGRRFYRCQVWKEDDCKFFRWIDPSLSPNQEYFFKKLKIDRDNVQKTLRDRVAKQDALDESLRSKTAEVEALQGVVADLHRQNRNLKVVICILCIVIWLLS; from the coding sequence ATGTCCACTTCTTCCCAGCACTCGAGCAGAACGTGGCCGAGGTTTGAGGCAGTGGTCTGTGATCACGGCCTTGAAGCTGATGTGGTGACATCCAATACGGATGCCAATCCCGGACGACGCTTCTATCGTTGCCAAGTCTGGAAGGAGGACGACTGCAAATTCTTTCGTTGGATTGATCCATCATTGTCACCGAATCAAGAGTACTTCTTCAAAAAATTGAAGATTGATAGGGACAATGTGCAAAAAACATTGAGAGATAGAGTTGCTAAGCAGGATGCACTTGACGAGAGCCTCCGTTCCAAAACCGCTGAAGTTGAAGCACTCCAAGGCGTTGTCGCAGATTTGCATCGTCAAAACCGGAACCTAAAGGTTGTCATTTGCATTTTATGTATCGTCATTTGGCTATTGTCGTAG
- the LOC121772365 gene encoding uncharacterized protein LOC121772365 yields the protein MGFIDGFQARGALTDNAVENGWEIHFKRASKKAFEAACKSPCKWFCSGSLVKMNGSVVIKKLEPEHTCPRAMRNKIVTSNWIARKYLHVFRIRPKFSCKELGKELMQRFAFDATKWSLYHSKRKTIDMLRGTVEAHYAKMRSYVLELSKADREGRFELHVDVGDVFKALYIGFSGLRKGFKEGCRPVIGLDGAFFKTYLGGILLTAVGTDGNNLMYPIAWAVVEAENEVCWTWFIKILSEDLTLGEGVGITLISDQQKGLENAVQRLLPLAEHRNCARHIYANWKKTHKGPLLKQHFWKLVRSTYMEEYEIACRELEKEDGQAYADLMDKNPSKSARSKHVLDMLDEMRTKLMGRLYRKSVDIESAGVNSNVCPKVRKKIEAMVYESRNCTTIPAVGGNFEVSHFEDRFVVTPSLRKCGCRKWDLTGIPCIHACAAIHLLKQTVDDYVHEYYSLSKYTSAYGYGLPALNGEKLWPQAEGYPIVPPPVKKMSGRPKKVRRRDPFEKDPGRPNRMRKICVMTCQKCLQEGHNSRTYKNEPVEVLPKPKAKMGRPRKTPSNAEGGTIAIRGRAGRRGGRGGRGGCRGVVDGSIPTQQSNTNNG from the exons ATGGGCTTTATTGATGGTTTTCAAGCAAGGGGTGCTCTAACAGACAATGCAGTGGAGAATGGGTGGGAGATTCACTTTAAAAGAGCAAGTAAGAAGGCATTTGAGGCAGCTTGCAAGAGTCCTTGCAAGTGGTTCTGTTCTGGGAGCCTAGTGAAGATGAATGGTTCTGTAGTAATTAAGAAACTTGAACCAGAGCACACATGTCCTAGGGCTATGAGAAACAAGATTGTGACCTCAAACTGGATTGCCAGAAAATACTTGCATGTGTTTAGAATCCGGCCAAAGTTCAGCTGTAAGGAGTTGGGGAAGGAATTGATGCAACGGTTTGCCTTTGATGCAACCAAATGGAGTTTATACCACTCCAAGAGAAAAACAATTGACATGCTGAGGGGAACGGTGGAAGCTCATTATGCAAAGATGAGGAGCTATGTTCTGGAGTTGAGTAAAGCTGACAGAGAAGGGAGGTTCGAACTACATGTCGATGTAGGTGATGTTTTCAAGGCTTTGTACATTGGTTTTAGTGGCCTACGAAAGGGATTCAAGGAGGGATGTAGACCTGTAATTGGGCTAGATGGGGCATTCTTCAAGACATATCTTGGTGGGATATTGCTCACCGCCGTAGGGACTGATGGAAACAATCTAATGTACCCCATTGCTTGGGCTGTGGTTGAGGCTGAAAATGAAGTATGCTGGACTTGGTTTATTAAAATTCTGAGTGAGGATTTGACATTGGGTGAAGGAGTAGGCATTACACTTATCAGTGATCAGCAAAAG GGCCTGGAAAATGCAGTACAGAGACTACTTCCATTGGCTGAGCATAGAAACTGTGCAAGGCATATCTATGCAAATTGGAAAAAAACTCACAAAGGTCCACTTTTGAAACAGCACTTCTGGAAACTTGTTAGAAGCACTTACATGGAAGAGTATGAGATTGCTTGCAGAGAACTCGAGAAGGAAGATGGACAGGCATATGCAGACTTAATGGACAAAAACCCAAGCAAATCT GCTAGGAGTAAACATGTGTTAGACATGCTAGATGAAATGAGAACCAAGCTGATGGGGAGACTTTACAGAAAAAGTGTAGACATAGAGAGTGCTGGGGTAAATTCAAATGTGTGTCCAAAGGTGAGGAAGAAAATTGAAGCTATGGTCTATGAGAGTAGAAACTGTACTACCATTCCTGCAGTTGGTGGTAACTTTGAAGTTAGTCACTTTGAAGATAGGTTTGTGGTGACTCCTTCGTTAAGGAAGTGTGGGTGTAGGAAATGGGATTTGACTGGCATCCCTTGTATCCATGCATGCGCTGCTATACACTTGCTCAAGCAGACTGTAGATGATTATGTCCACGAATACTACTCCTTGAGCAAGTACACATCTGCCTATGGATATGGATTGCCAGCATTAAATGGGGAGAAGCTCTGGCCTCAAGCTGAGGGGTACCCGATTGTACCTCCACCTGTGAAGAAGATGTCCGGTAGGCCCAAGAAGGTGCGAAGGAGGGACCCATTCGAGAAGGATCCGGGCAGACCCAATAGAATGAGGAAAATTTGTGTGATGACATGCCAGAAGTGTTTACAAGAAGGCCACAACTCCAGGACTTACAAAAACGAGCCAGTTGAGGTTCTGCCAAAGCCAAAG GCCAAAATGGGAAGGCCTCGGAAGACACCGTCCAATGCAGAAGGTGGTACCATCGCAATAAGAGGAAGGGCTGGAAGAAggggaggtcgtggaggccgtGGAGGATGCCGTGGAGTTGTGGATGGCTCAATCCCCACGCAACAAAGCAACACCAACAATGGTTGA